In Thermomonas paludicola, the following are encoded in one genomic region:
- the minC gene encoding septum site-determining protein MinC has product MSTRMDYAQAGELKFGQVGIANLRVRSLDVAQLAEEMRERVQRAPNLFARAAVVLDFGGLSKTPSAEDAQALLEGLRNAGVLPVALAYGTREIDALSQQLGLPLLAKFRAQYESATTAPTPASLPETPTPAAAQPAPAAKPPSGNAPGHIQTTPVRSGQQVFADQRDLTVLATVGAGAEVIADGSIHIYGALRGRALAGAQGNEEARIFCREFHAELVAVAGHYKVLEDIPPELRGRSVQVWLEQGQLKLAALD; this is encoded by the coding sequence ATGAGCACGCGGATGGATTACGCCCAGGCCGGCGAATTGAAATTTGGCCAGGTCGGCATCGCCAACCTGCGGGTGCGCAGCCTGGACGTGGCGCAGCTGGCCGAGGAGATGCGCGAACGCGTGCAGCGCGCGCCCAACCTGTTTGCGCGCGCAGCGGTGGTGCTGGACTTCGGCGGGCTCAGCAAAACCCCGTCCGCCGAAGACGCACAAGCGCTGCTTGAGGGTCTGCGCAATGCCGGCGTGCTGCCGGTGGCACTGGCATACGGCACCAGGGAAATCGACGCGCTTTCGCAACAGCTTGGCCTGCCGCTGCTGGCGAAATTCCGCGCCCAGTACGAAAGCGCCACCACAGCGCCAACCCCGGCATCGCTGCCGGAGACCCCGACGCCCGCCGCGGCCCAGCCGGCGCCGGCGGCGAAACCGCCTTCCGGCAACGCGCCGGGGCATATCCAGACCACGCCGGTGCGTTCCGGGCAGCAGGTCTTTGCCGACCAGCGCGACCTGACCGTGCTGGCCACGGTTGGCGCAGGCGCCGAGGTCATCGCCGACGGCAGCATCCATATTTATGGCGCCCTGCGCGGGCGCGCGCTGGCCGGCGCGCAAGGCAACGAAGAAGCACGTATCTTCTGTCGCGAGTTCCATGCGGAACTGGTGGCGGTGGCCGGGCACTACAAAGTGCTGGAGGACATCCCGCCGGAGCTGCGCGGCAGATCCGTCCAGGTCTGGCTGGAGCAGGGCCAACTCAAGCTCGCGGCGCTCGACTGA
- a CDS encoding GNAT family N-acetyltransferase, with product MSIAIRDVREHELDSVLSLNNAAGPAILPLDPARLRQLFDSAEYFRVAERDGAMAGFLIGFGSHAAHESSNFAWFRERYPDFFYIDRVVVASRRRGGGVGRALYADVQSYAELRYPQLACEVFLEHGADHALLFHGSFGFREVGQHVMTQHDVRAAMLMKTLCSYPWVRETYGDALPDVAWLQRPRSHVAATPTLGTCA from the coding sequence ATGTCGATCGCCATCCGCGACGTGCGCGAGCACGAGCTGGATTCCGTCCTGTCACTCAACAACGCGGCCGGCCCTGCGATCCTCCCCTTGGATCCGGCCCGGTTGCGCCAACTGTTCGACAGCGCCGAATATTTCCGCGTGGCCGAGCGCGATGGCGCGATGGCCGGCTTCCTGATCGGCTTCGGTTCGCACGCGGCCCACGAAAGCAGCAATTTCGCCTGGTTCCGCGAGCGCTATCCGGATTTTTTCTACATCGATCGCGTGGTGGTCGCCAGCCGTCGTCGCGGCGGCGGCGTGGGCCGCGCGCTGTACGCGGATGTGCAGAGCTATGCCGAACTGCGCTACCCGCAACTGGCCTGCGAGGTGTTCCTGGAACATGGTGCCGACCATGCCCTGCTGTTCCACGGCAGCTTCGGCTTCCGCGAGGTCGGCCAGCACGTGATGACGCAGCACGACGTGCGCGCGGCAATGCTGATGAAAACCCTGTGCAGCTACCCCTGGGTTCGCGAGACGTATGGCGATGCCCTGCCGGATGTCGCCTGGCTGCAGCGCCCGCGCAGCCACGTGGCCGCAACCCCCACCCTCGGAACCTGCGCATGA
- the minD gene encoding septum site-determining protein MinD, with product MAEIIVVTSGKGGVGKTTTSASITTGLARRGKKVAVIDFDVGLRNLDLIMGCERRVVYDFVNVIHGEATLKQALIKDKRFDNLFVLAASQTRDKDALSKEGVEKVLKDLAAEGFDYIVCDSPAGIEKGAFLAMYFADKAIVVVNPEVSSVRDSDRVLGLLASKTHRAERGEGDVVAHLLLTRYSPQRVENGEMLSIKDVEEVLGLATLGVIPESGDVLNASNKGEPVIMDPESIAGQAYEDAVARLLGEDRPLRFTTVEKKGFFSKLFGG from the coding sequence TTGGCCGAAATCATCGTAGTCACCTCGGGCAAGGGCGGCGTTGGCAAGACCACGACCAGCGCCAGCATCACCACCGGCCTTGCGCGCCGCGGCAAGAAGGTTGCGGTCATCGACTTCGACGTCGGCCTGCGCAACCTCGACCTGATCATGGGCTGCGAACGCCGCGTGGTGTATGACTTCGTCAACGTGATCCATGGCGAAGCGACGCTCAAGCAGGCACTGATCAAGGACAAGCGCTTCGACAACCTGTTCGTGCTGGCCGCCAGCCAGACGCGCGACAAGGATGCGTTGAGCAAGGAAGGCGTGGAGAAGGTGCTGAAGGACCTGGCGGCAGAGGGCTTCGACTACATCGTCTGCGACTCCCCCGCCGGCATCGAAAAAGGCGCGTTCCTGGCCATGTACTTCGCCGACAAGGCGATCGTGGTGGTGAACCCGGAGGTCTCCAGCGTGCGCGACTCCGACCGCGTGCTGGGCCTGCTGGCTTCCAAGACCCACCGCGCCGAACGCGGCGAGGGGGACGTGGTGGCGCATCTGTTGCTGACCCGATACAGCCCGCAGCGCGTGGAAAACGGCGAAATGCTGTCGATCAAGGACGTCGAGGAAGTGCTGGGCCTGGCGACGCTCGGCGTGATCCCGGAATCCGGCGACGTGCTCAACGCATCCAACAAGGGCGAACCCGTGATCATGGACCCCGAATCCATCGCCGGCCAGGCGTATGAGGATGCGGTGGCGCGCCTGCTGGGCGAAGATCGCCCGCTGCGCTTCACCACGGTGGAGAAGAAGGGCTTCTTCAGCAAGTTGTTCGGGGGTTGA
- the minE gene encoding cell division topological specificity factor MinE, translating into MSIFDFLKPKKNTAQTAKNRLQIIIAQERSSAGAPDYLPLMRREILEVIRKYVNVDTDAVKVDVVKDGEHDVLDISVSLPERGAAPAGA; encoded by the coding sequence ATGTCCATTTTCGACTTCCTCAAGCCCAAGAAGAACACCGCGCAGACCGCCAAGAACCGCCTGCAGATCATCATCGCGCAGGAGCGCAGCTCGGCCGGCGCGCCCGACTACCTGCCGCTGATGCGGCGGGAAATCCTTGAGGTGATCCGCAAGTACGTGAACGTGGACACCGACGCGGTGAAGGTCGATGTGGTCAAGGACGGCGAGCATGACGTGCTCGACATCTCGGTGTCACTGCCGGAACGCGGTGCCGCACCTGCCGGCGCGTGA